The following are encoded in a window of Brevibacillus sp. DP1.3A genomic DNA:
- a CDS encoding MDR family MFS transporter: MRLQIMIALMLSTFLAAMEGTIVSTAVPRITSDLAGFEQVSWVYAIYMLATAVSAPIYGKLADLFGRKNVLLIGIGIFLLGSTLCGVATSMWQLIVFRAIQGLGAGSVMPITMTIIGDLYTEQTARAKAQGWISAVWGLSGVAGPLVGGFLVDTLTWRYIFFLNLPFGLVSFFMLVFLYKEKLSVKEKRHIDYPGALIFSLGTIALLYALLTGSQNQSWTSPVTISLIVFALVTYLMFISVEKKSPEPLIPLSLFTNRNVAMTNLLTLLTNGIVISMVVYLPIWSQGVLGESATMAGFVLTPMPVCWTIGSILAGNLLGKLRAEQLFMAGTAVLTVATTLLSFLSAQSAGYLIYVAVGLIGLGMGLISPIIMVKIQSSVAVDKRGTAVALNTFTGTFSQTFGAAVFGMLFNMVTVASGHANLGASFEHGSIPVAQLAQIRDLLASGVHVVFTGTLVLAIGSFVLALVIAKGSRVKQTH; the protein is encoded by the coding sequence ATGAGACTACAGATTATGATTGCCCTTATGCTCTCGACATTCCTTGCTGCGATGGAAGGAACGATTGTGAGTACAGCCGTACCACGTATTACGAGTGATTTGGCAGGCTTTGAACAGGTGAGCTGGGTATACGCCATCTACATGCTTGCCACTGCCGTATCTGCTCCCATTTACGGCAAGCTGGCTGATTTATTTGGCCGAAAAAACGTATTGCTAATCGGGATCGGTATCTTTTTGTTAGGTTCCACGCTTTGTGGAGTGGCGACGTCGATGTGGCAGCTCATTGTTTTCCGTGCCATTCAAGGCTTGGGTGCAGGTTCAGTCATGCCGATTACGATGACTATCATTGGAGATTTGTACACCGAGCAGACTGCCAGAGCAAAAGCGCAGGGCTGGATTAGCGCTGTATGGGGACTTTCCGGTGTGGCAGGTCCGTTGGTCGGAGGATTTTTAGTCGATACACTGACGTGGCGTTATATCTTTTTTCTTAACTTGCCTTTTGGCCTCGTATCATTTTTCATGCTCGTCTTTTTGTACAAGGAAAAGCTTTCCGTCAAAGAAAAGCGCCATATCGATTATCCAGGCGCGCTTATTTTTTCGCTCGGGACCATCGCCTTGTTGTATGCCTTGTTAACAGGTAGCCAAAATCAATCCTGGACCAGTCCGGTGACGATTTCCTTGATCGTATTTGCTTTGGTGACCTATCTGATGTTTATATCGGTGGAGAAGAAATCGCCTGAGCCGCTGATTCCGCTTTCGCTTTTTACCAATCGAAACGTGGCCATGACCAATCTGCTGACGCTCTTGACCAATGGAATTGTAATCAGCATGGTGGTGTACTTGCCGATCTGGAGCCAGGGAGTCTTGGGAGAAAGTGCGACAATGGCTGGCTTTGTCCTGACACCGATGCCGGTATGCTGGACGATCGGCTCTATCCTTGCCGGGAACTTGTTAGGCAAGCTGCGAGCTGAACAATTGTTTATGGCAGGGACAGCCGTTCTGACCGTAGCGACAACATTGTTGAGCTTCTTGTCCGCTCAGTCAGCGGGATACCTCATTTATGTGGCTGTAGGCTTAATTGGTTTGGGAATGGGGCTCATTTCTCCGATCATCATGGTAAAAATTCAATCGTCCGTTGCAGTCGACAAGAGGGGGACAGCGGTTGCCCTCAATACATTCACGGGTACATTTAGTCAAACCTTTGGGGCAGCGGTATTCGGAATGTTGTTCAACATGGTGACTGTAGCAAGTGGTCATGCGAATTTAGGAGCTTCCTTTGAACACGGATCGATTCCAGTGGCACAGCTGGCACAGATCCGAGACTTATTGGCTAGCGGTGTTCATGTGGTCTTCACAGGCACATTAGTGCTTGCGATAGGCAGCTTTGTTCTGGCGCTTGTGATCGCAAAAGGAAGCCGAGTCAAACAGACACACTAA
- a CDS encoding NUDIX domain-containing protein — MQEEQLDIFDEAGQHIGVEARSEVHRLGLWHQTFHCWIYRVVDDQIELLFQKRHPQKDTCPNLLDITSAGHLLASEQPCDGVRELEEELGLSVSFEELDKLGVIRDVMVAPSIIDKEMCHTFLYECDQPLREYRVQEEEVTGLFWVSLHELERLFAGEIGQMTVNGFLLTEDGEQKDTAMIAANADFVPHEVHYYQQVFAAVKLRAANR; from the coding sequence ATGCAGGAAGAGCAGCTAGACATTTTTGACGAAGCAGGACAGCACATCGGGGTAGAAGCGCGTAGCGAAGTACACCGTTTGGGGCTGTGGCACCAAACCTTTCACTGCTGGATTTATCGCGTAGTAGATGACCAGATCGAATTGTTGTTCCAAAAAAGACATCCACAAAAGGATACTTGTCCGAACTTGCTTGACATCACCTCTGCCGGTCATCTTCTCGCTTCGGAACAGCCATGTGACGGCGTACGGGAATTGGAGGAGGAGCTGGGCTTGTCCGTGAGCTTTGAGGAATTGGACAAGCTAGGCGTGATCCGTGATGTAATGGTTGCCCCCTCCATCATTGATAAGGAAATGTGCCATACATTTTTGTATGAATGCGATCAACCCTTACGCGAGTACCGGGTACAGGAAGAAGAAGTCACAGGGCTGTTTTGGGTCAGTCTGCATGAGCTAGAGCGGTTGTTTGCTGGCGAGATCGGGCAGATGACGGTGAATGGATTTTTGCTAACGGAAGATGGTGAGCAAAAAGATACAGCGATGATTGCGGCCAACGCTGACTTTGTTCCACATGAAGTGCATTATTACCAGCAGGTGTTTGCAGCTGTGAAACTACGCGCAGCTAATCGATAA
- a CDS encoding glutathione ABC transporter substrate-binding protein, whose amino-acid sequence MKKTRMVGSLLALTLTVSVALTGCGGASSEQSGSTNTTATEAPKEGGTLIVARKADANNLDPHFISNIPSANYVYGKVYESLVSRDKNGEYKPTLATEWKQLDDLTWEFKLREGVTFHDGTPFTAEAVKKTFERVLDPKVASPRASNFSMIKEIKIVDDKTVHFALEYPFAPLLSILASSEGSIISPKAIAEHSDTLAKQPVGTGPFKFTSWAPGQDMKLSKNDTYWGEKPKVDEVLYKVVPEDTTRVAMIEAGEAHIGDQLPVTEVERAQASPGMNMVRAEGLGVDYIGFNVQKKPFDDVRVRQAVAHAIEKQAIVQGVYNNVGTQAVSSMSPKVIGYNPNLQDYSYDVNAAKALLAEAGYPNGFKTSIVTDDRKERMNVAEVIQSQLKGIGIDLEIKVMEYGAYLEHTDNGEHAMFIGGWGNATGDGDYNQYNVFHSTSKGSAGNMAFYNNPEIDKLIEEGRREKDVQKRNEIYAKLQEIELKEVPILPIRTIDHVAVTSKNVNGFWLSPVGYLMLDEVSIN is encoded by the coding sequence ATGAAGAAAACGCGCATGGTCGGTTCCTTGTTGGCTCTGACATTGACGGTTAGTGTTGCGCTGACTGGATGTGGTGGTGCGAGCTCGGAGCAATCCGGTTCAACAAATACAACTGCTACAGAAGCTCCGAAAGAAGGGGGAACCCTGATTGTAGCCCGCAAGGCAGACGCCAACAATTTGGACCCGCATTTCATTTCTAATATTCCTTCGGCAAACTATGTGTATGGAAAAGTGTATGAGAGCTTGGTGTCTCGTGATAAAAACGGCGAGTACAAGCCTACACTCGCTACTGAATGGAAACAGCTCGACGACTTGACATGGGAGTTTAAGCTCCGTGAGGGCGTTACGTTCCACGATGGTACACCCTTTACAGCAGAAGCTGTGAAAAAGACGTTCGAACGTGTACTCGATCCAAAGGTGGCATCACCGCGTGCATCCAACTTCTCCATGATCAAAGAAATCAAGATCGTGGATGACAAGACTGTACATTTCGCGCTGGAGTATCCTTTTGCACCGCTGCTCTCCATCTTGGCTAGCTCAGAAGGAAGCATCATCAGCCCGAAAGCAATCGCCGAGCATTCCGATACATTGGCGAAGCAGCCTGTAGGAACCGGACCTTTCAAATTTACATCGTGGGCACCGGGTCAAGATATGAAACTCTCGAAAAATGATACCTACTGGGGTGAAAAGCCAAAGGTAGATGAAGTATTGTACAAGGTCGTGCCAGAAGATACGACACGCGTAGCGATGATCGAAGCAGGCGAAGCGCACATCGGCGATCAGCTTCCAGTGACGGAAGTAGAGCGTGCACAGGCATCTCCTGGCATGAACATGGTGCGTGCAGAAGGCTTGGGTGTGGATTATATTGGCTTTAACGTGCAGAAGAAGCCATTTGATGATGTACGCGTACGTCAAGCTGTCGCGCATGCTATCGAAAAACAAGCCATTGTACAAGGGGTATACAACAATGTAGGAACACAAGCTGTTTCCTCTATGTCACCAAAAGTAATCGGCTACAACCCGAATCTCCAGGATTACTCGTATGACGTCAATGCAGCAAAAGCACTGCTCGCAGAAGCAGGTTACCCGAACGGTTTCAAGACGTCCATCGTGACAGACGACCGTAAAGAGCGCATGAACGTAGCAGAAGTCATCCAGTCACAGTTGAAAGGCATCGGCATTGATTTGGAGATCAAAGTAATGGAATACGGTGCGTATCTGGAGCACACAGACAATGGTGAGCATGCGATGTTCATCGGGGGCTGGGGCAATGCAACAGGGGATGGCGATTACAACCAGTACAACGTCTTCCACAGCACTTCGAAAGGCAGCGCAGGTAACATGGCGTTCTACAACAACCCAGAGATAGACAAGCTGATTGAAGAAGGACGTCGCGAAAAAGATGTACAAAAACGCAATGAAATTTACGCAAAGCTGCAAGAAATCGAGCTGAAGGAAGTACCGATCCTTCCAATCCGCACGATTGACCATGTGGCGGTTACATCCAAGAATGTAAACGGCTTCTGGCTGAGCCCTGTTGGCTACTTGATGCTGGATGAAGTATCGATCAACTAA
- a CDS encoding amidohydrolase family protein — MKESLWIKNASLECGYTEANGIATGTKTERFHVLLTDGRVEKIVPASSGIPDGVSVWDAQGLLMLPSFREMHIHLDKTFYGGPWQAVLPAPNRFFRIEQEQELLPRQLPVARERAEKLLELVQSHGATHVRTHCNIDPVIGLKNLEATLEALATYREKLSWEIVAFPQHGLLRSDSVALVREAMKHGAGLVGGVDPATFDDDIEKSLDTMMDIAVEANADVDLHLHEPGHLGVYIMKKLAAMTKDAGWQGRVTVSHAYGLGEVPTAVVEEVAELFAEQQIAVMSAVPIDMPTIPIPLLHAKGVHVGLGNDNITDHWDPFGTGDMLQKANRLAERFRWIDERSLSRALGFVTGGVTPLDQAGNQVWPKVGDEANAVFVRAKCSAEAVARLSPKEAVVFSGKMVWQKQS, encoded by the coding sequence ATGAAAGAAAGCTTGTGGATCAAAAATGCGAGTCTGGAATGTGGTTATACAGAGGCGAATGGCATCGCGACGGGAACAAAGACGGAGCGTTTTCATGTCTTGCTCACGGACGGTCGCGTGGAGAAAATCGTACCTGCTTCTTCTGGTATACCCGATGGGGTATCTGTGTGGGATGCACAAGGCTTACTGATGCTTCCTTCTTTCCGGGAAATGCACATTCATTTGGACAAAACATTTTATGGAGGTCCGTGGCAAGCCGTTCTTCCTGCTCCCAATCGTTTTTTTCGAATCGAACAAGAGCAGGAATTGCTGCCCCGCCAGCTTCCCGTCGCTCGTGAGCGTGCAGAAAAGCTGCTGGAGTTAGTGCAATCACACGGTGCTACTCACGTGCGAACCCATTGCAACATTGACCCGGTCATTGGGTTGAAGAACCTGGAAGCCACATTGGAAGCATTGGCAACTTACCGTGAAAAACTTTCCTGGGAAATTGTCGCGTTTCCCCAACATGGTTTGCTCCGCAGTGATTCCGTTGCCCTCGTCCGTGAGGCGATGAAGCATGGAGCCGGCCTCGTCGGTGGTGTCGATCCTGCCACGTTTGACGATGATATCGAGAAATCTCTTGATACGATGATGGACATAGCGGTGGAAGCGAATGCGGATGTTGACCTGCACTTGCACGAGCCTGGACATTTGGGTGTTTATATTATGAAAAAGCTGGCTGCTATGACGAAGGATGCGGGGTGGCAAGGGCGAGTCACTGTCAGTCATGCTTATGGGCTAGGAGAGGTTCCGACTGCTGTGGTAGAAGAGGTTGCGGAGCTTTTTGCCGAACAGCAAATCGCTGTCATGTCAGCTGTTCCCATTGATATGCCGACCATCCCGATTCCATTGCTTCATGCCAAGGGCGTTCATGTTGGATTGGGCAATGACAACATCACCGATCACTGGGACCCATTTGGAACCGGAGATATGCTGCAAAAAGCAAACCGTCTGGCTGAACGGTTCCGTTGGATTGATGAGCGATCTCTATCGCGAGCACTGGGATTCGTTACAGGTGGCGTGACTCCACTGGACCAAGCTGGGAATCAGGTTTGGCCAAAAGTCGGAGACGAAGCAAATGCGGTTTTCGTCCGTGCCAAATGCTCCGCCGAGGCTGTGGCTAGACTATCTCCGAAGGAAGCGGTGGTTTTCTCGGGCAAGATGGTTTGGCAGAAACAATCATAA